ATgcaaaatacatgttaaaaatgagttaaactACATATGTATCCATATACAAATTCAGAGTGGCTTATCTTAGTGGTTAATTTTGGTGTgcaaataacattttaaaatttaataataatatatgatatttaaaaaaaaaaaaaaaacaaaaaaagcattTCACTAAGTTAGCAATCGAATTTTGGGACCAGGGTTTCACCTGGAAAATGACTTGATCACAGTCATCCTTAACCTCCGTACTTGGCTTCGGCAACTGCAACGCCGCTTCTATGGACTCCTCCGGAGGAGCGATCAGTTCCGGCGGTTTCTGTTCGGCTGCAACGGTGGCGTCTTCGGCAGCGACGGTTCGAAGATAAGACTCGACGACGTTTCTGACGAAGTGCTTGCGGTTGGGATCGGAGAGATCGATGCCGAGTCGCTCGGATGCGGCGACTCGGATGCTGAACTCAGTAGTCTCTTCTATGTTGGATTGCTTGAGTAAATCCATCACCATGTCCTCGATTTTCCGTCGAGTTTCTGGTTCCAAATCCATATTGCGCAAAAAAAACAAGAGACCTAGGTTACGCGACTGAAAAAACGAAAGAAGAAGCGCAATTTTGAAACACAGTGAGCAAACGATAATGATAACAAGTTAATGTTGACATGCTCTAGTATATTTTGATATTCTTGTGGTTTCATTGAGATTTGAGGCATGGAATTGTCACGAGTGGAAGTGTGTTAGGAAGACAAAGAAAAAGTAGGTTCCACCGAGATTTGAACTCGGGTTACTGGATTCAGAGTCCAATGTCCTGACCACTAGACCATAGAACCAAGCTGATAGCTGCTGGCTTTTCTCATAATAAGAAGAGAGCTTTCATCAGAAAAGAAAGTTCTATCACAAATTGGGAGGTTACTAATAAGGGAGCCACTTAAATAAAGAtgttaaaaatgtctttttttaaagatattttttaaaaactaaaatttaatacatataagtaattaaattatattatttttattaaaattagatcgGACAAATAAATTtagcaaaaaaattaataaattaaattttgaatcggtataaattaatattttttataaaaaattactacaatATCCCTATTATAAAATACAACTAAAAtattccatatatatatatatattaattttaaaaactttaaattcTAACCCAATAACGACAGAGAAGAAAATGACTAGAATTTAtgattctcaaaattaatatatataataagagtattttagtcattttatataatagGGGTATTATagtcatttaaaaaataatattaatttagaccgattcaaaatttgattcactatttttcggtcaaattaatttgtctgacctaattttgacaacaataacacaatttaagtgattatatatgttaaattttaattattaaaaaatatctttaaaaaaagacgttttatgCGTTTTTATGGGAGCATTCCCCTAGAAAATGAGTTGCTTAGttcatgatgattttttttttttcaaaaactggtgatgtttattttaaaaaattaaatctatacGGACTATTTTTGTTGGGAAAATGAAGGGGTAGATTAAATTTCGACTAAAAGACTATTTAAATTCTTAGTCACTTGacttaagatatttttttaaagtgcctattttttatactaaagtGGAgccttcaaaaaaattttttatggacATTATCAAAATTCTACATAATAAAAGGAAATATGACGAGAAGGTAGATTTTATATCAAGGAGACTTACTTGGTGGAGGACAGAATATTGTGGAATTCAAACTATATAGTTTACATGAAGATTGAGAGATtgtgatttaattttttgtttgttagtttagaaattggtattaaaatttcagtccatgtcttcaaaattttaatatttcagtacctctaaaaagtgaaaacacaggttattgaaattttttgggACAGTGATTGAAATCTAACTAAtacttttttaccaaaatatctTCATTCTAATCAATTAATTCCAAATTTACCTTTTGTGTAAATCAAATTAGGACTTCTTAGCAGCTTCTCTTCTCATTCGTGCATCTTCCATTCACTAGGACACCATTGATGTGTCATTGCCGCCATAGCCACCGTGGGGTAGTGAGGCGTCGTTGCACGTTTACTTTCGTAGGAACCGTGTTCTCAACTTCTCATCTTTTTTTACGCAGGACCAGCATCGAAAACCTCTAATTGCAGCCTCTGCATCGCCGGTGCTAGGTCCGCCACGTCGTCGTAGCCATCGCGAGGCATGTGAGTCGCCATTGCACGTTCATCTTTATAGTCACTGTGTTCTCATATCCAAATCTTCACCTATGCAGGACCAGCAAGACCCCAGCTATAGCATCTGCCGTATTGCCGCTGCAATTAGGTCAACCATTACCTTGTCGTTGTCATAGCTTCCGTGACCCAGGTTAGTTGGTCCGATCAAAATTTGTGTCCTGATCTACTTGTTTTTAAATTCAGCTTCCCAACTAAGAACATCCGGGTCCATCTTCCATACGCCATCCTTGAGAAAGGGACCATGAATCTTATTTATCTTCCATCGCACAAGAGTTTGAACATGGAAGAAGCTTGTATTTCTGTCTCCAAATTTCACTCATTGTTTActggatttttgaaatcaaagaagttCTTCTTGCACAAGAGTGTTATTATAATCCTCAACCAATTGTTGCTCTTTTTGATGCATAAAAGAGTCTTTTCTCTCTTTCAAATGCTTCtgaatataattaatttgacaCTCCAGTTCATATTTTCTAATAAAGATGTTACCAAACACTGTAGAATTAAATTCAAGAGAATTCTTCTGCACCTCCGAAAATTTTTCTTGCACCTCTCTAAAACGAGACCACCAAGACTGTTTCACAATATCTTTGTAAACAGGATGAGTAGCCTAAGCCGCCATAAAATGAAAGGGTATGTTCCTTTTTAACTGCAGGCGCCCTTTACAGCGCACGAAGATAAGACAACAATCAGACTACAGtctattcaatatttttatataggcatcaggaaaaatagataactatCCACTATTAATACAAATTTGGTCTAGCTTTTTCGCTacctcaatattttttttaaacgtCATGTACCAAAAAAAAACGTCTTCCAATAGTCTTCAAGTCAAACAGAGCACTATCTCCCAAAAAGATTGGCAAATTGATCAGCATGTCGACTCGAAAAATGGCAACTCTTACATTCATGAGAGAAATTAActtcattaaaatcaccaagGACAATCCAAGTTCCTTGAAAAGTCGATGACTGAGCTACCAGGTAATCCCAAAGAAGACCTCTTGAATTATACTGCGGACTACCATAAATATCACTACACCTCTAAACCATATTTTCAAGCTGAACTTCGATCGTGACACACTGATCGTAAGCATCAACCAATTTATAGCAAGTACCTTGCGTTGAAGAAAGGAACCATATACCACCTTACGCCCTAATGCTTACATTATACCAATAGGATggtattcaattatttattaGAACAATTTCAAATATTGAAAGGGAGAATGAGTCTCaaccacaataaaaaaataggtCTGAATTTCCTAATAAGTTCTTTACAATTCACCTGGGTGAACTCATTAGAAGTATCTCTAATATTccaaactaaaatatttaaactaTCCATAAAAAAAGTGACAAGAGAATATCAAAATAGGTGAATTTAACTTGCACCACCAACTTCAGGAGAAGACTTATCCCCTGGAACAGAATGCCTCGGACCTCCATGCACCACTTCTTTCGATTTCGTTGATGAGGCGCTTTTCTCTCACAATCGCAGAGACAAGTGGCAGTGTAACTCCTTCCGAAACTCCCTGCACCcttttcttctaaatttttgttgaaacgTTATCCTCCCGAACCCCATTTGCAGATACCAGTGGCGATGTAACTCCCTTTCCCGATGGATTCTTGGCTGGACCCTCATGCATATATGCATCCACAGTCGCGCCTCCAATCGGTGAGTTTTGCAAGGAGGTCGGACGCGGTCGTTTCCTGATGGAGGGTCCTCGGATTGTTGGTGTGTGGAGAGAAGGTGGCGTCGCACACTGCTGGGTTACATTCTGCCCAACCTGGAATCTCGATTCCTTGGATTCGCATGGAGTCTGTGGATTGGGCATTGGGTGACCACCTAAACCAGTAGTCGAGTGTTTGGTTCCTTGGGCCTTAAGTGTAGGCTTGTGGCCCAACTTAGCATTTCCTTTCCTCAACACTTGATGTTAGCCCACATCTTCTTCTCTACATGCCTCATTTGACATTGACCCCGGTCCTATTCAATGAATCATCCGCTGACTTTGCATGCAAATTAGTGTAATTATCCTTGCCTAAAATTTTGTCCGTATCAATAGTTTCCATTTTGcttgttttttgaatttctgGATCCGATTTAGTGCCTTCCTGCGGCTCCCCCTGACCAGACTCCCTCTTTTCTTCCAAGGGATCCTTTACCAAGCATTGAGACTTATCATGGCCATATTTTGCACAAAATTCACAAAGCAGAGTTAGAATTTCATACTCCACATCGTAAATGACACCCTCAACAATGATATTCTTGATTACCGACAACCTTAGATTTATTTGAACACAAATATGGGCATACTCCCTTTCTCTGCTAGTTTGGTGGCTAAATTGACTTTTACCGAGACTTCTATTGCAGTTGCAATACGCAGCATTGCCTGCTCCTGATAATACCAGATTGGGAGACCTGAGACCTGAATCCAAACTAACGTAGAACTGAAAGATTATTCACTGGGTCAAAAATCAATAACTCATGATTTTATCGTGACATAGTGTCCCTCGATCAACCAAGGACTACCAAGCATGACCTTCTCACGATCCTCAGCGGCATCGAATTTTAGTAAGAAGTACCCAAATTTCACATATAGCATATTGAAACCTCCTTTGATGCGCCATACTACCCTCAGCTTATGAGAAAGAGCTGTGTAACTATACTTCCTGTCTAGGACCTTGATCATTAAGGCTTCTCTATAAGATTTGGCCAAACACGTCTTCGCCTCTTTCATAAAATTTACACACGGTGGCTAAAAATTACCATGCTTGCCTACCTTCGCAATACCATCTCTTGCTAATGCTCATACGAGTGCAAATGCCTTTGACTTTTCTATACCAATGACCTTATTTCAAAATGAGACCTTAAGAACCTTTTAAAAATCATCTCGAGAAAAATTATCCTTGTCACGGGATGCACACCCACCTACACtctctcctttatttcttctgATGACATGGCTATCATCTTCTCCATGTTTCGCCCTCAATCCCTTGCTTCTGCTCTCTCTTTCGCTCACAATCTCTCCTATTCAAAGCACTTTTGATTGAAAACcttcaattttaattagaatgATTTAGGACTAACAATATTTTGGTATTAATTAGATAGTAAAAATGGTATTACTTGTCTTTTGGTGAAACTGAATGAATAAATTAATGCTACATACAATATTATGGTATTATTTGTTAAGAATGGTAATACTTGATATCTAAATATAATGTTAATTGCAATATCTTGCGGCCATATTTCTTGTGAATGTTTTGTGAAGGTTGGCTGctttttataatttcatattGTAAGAAGAAATTACTAGCAATAACGTTTTATGTATCTACTTTCTACTAGCAATGTGGTTAATATCAACATAGAATTATTTAACATAATCATAATATGCCAAAAACAAACTCATTCAGCAAACTAGTTTCTACAATATGTCCATATACTTATTACAATCCAAAGTACATActagaatttaaaaaacaagACTATGATTTGAAGAATACAAACTACTAAACCAAAAATGTGAAAACACACTAACAAtttcagaaatataattttattatctaGTTTTCCAATTCGTTTGTTCAACTTCAAATTAGAACTAATATCACGACAGCGATCTtcgataatttttttagaatgttGGATTCTTGGATATTAATTAGATGGACCTGTCCATCTAAACCATCCACATCGTCTTACAGGACATGCATAATATTCGATACTCAAGTTAGTAATACTATTTGAGACTTATAACGGAGCTCTGAAATTGCACTCGTAAAAACCTTCGCCCATTACGCGAGtaggatgcatgttgccatttCTAACTATGTAGTCTATTAGAGTGCTtccaaataaatgaaaaaataatttattaatactaaataaataaagatgaattaaattttaggtgttttttatgtaaaaataaattatatatcttatattaataaaaatataaattttaaatttattgtttaaaaaattatgagcaTATGTTGAAAtaggtttttgaaaaattttatatgagATGTTCTCGTCTCTAAAAGTTTTTTATTACATTGAATCTCTAAACTTTACAAAAGTAAGATATATAAGTCcttattttagttagatttatttttttcacttagATAAATAGATTCTCAAAAATGTAATGGAAGGACTTATAtgtcttatttttataaaatttaccGATCTCAACGTATTAAAATTTTCTTGAAGACGAAAATTTTCGACGCAAAATTTCTTAGGGACCTATTTGGATATATACCCAAAAATTATAGATCTGATTAAATGAttataaaatacattaaaatttaactctaattaaataaataaaaataataattatttttttatagtaaataATGATTACTTTAATTATATAGAATAATAGAATCTctcttattataaatttataatgaaTTCTCTTCTGAATACCGATAACGCAAGGGTTAGAGGCGAAATTCATTTACAACAGAATCCACAATTCACCCTCCTGCAGCTCGTAGCCGTCCGATCAGATGACGGAGTCACCGTCGGATAGGCGGTGTAAGCGCACCGCCGGCCCAAATTGGCGGTGCAGCGGGGTGGCGTCGCTGGGAAAATCGTTCTGCGAGAAACACTTGCAGCAGCGTGCGCTTCAAGACCAGAAACGCAGAATTAAGAGGAACGAAGGGAACGAATCAGAGCGCAGGTCCAACAAGACCAAGAGGAGGCTGTCGACCGCGGATGACGTCAGTGCCGGATCCGAATTGGAAGTTTCCGTGTCCGAATTGATTGAAAACTCCgtcagaaagaaaaaaaagaacgagacgaagaagaagaaaccacTTGATCAAGTTAGCTcagctttattttttttaaatgactgCTACTGtaattttggtttaattttgtcatgctCTAGAACTGGAAATGTAGCATCGTTGTTTCCAACAGTGTTGAGTCGTTTGCATTTTCAGGAGAGTGTAAATGAGTGTGATATTCACGAGGACTCTGACAGGGGAATGATGAGCGTGAACGGTGTCAAGAAGGGTTCAGGAGTtgaagataagaaacaaatggTGAGGAAACTGCTATGTCGTGATCATTTATGAATTCCGACTGGTGGTGTTTAATCTTTTTAGAAAATTCACATTTATTAATCTTCAtgatcattattttttatgttaatgatgaaggattaacttttattttcacTGCAATGTTGGCTCCTCAGGGTAGCAAAAGCAACGAGGGTGGAAGTTTGATGTGTCATCAGTGCCAGAGGAATGATAAGAGTGGAGTTGTCTTTTGCTCAAAGTGCAACAGAAAACGCTACTGTTATGAATGCCTTGAGCGGTGGTAAGCTTTGCCCTTCCTGATGTTAATATTTTGAGAACTTGAAAACTGTTATATGCAGTCATCTTGAAGGAATTAATAATCTTCCCATTTTGATATAAGGTGAATAGCCTTTTACCTTTACTACTTTAGAGTTTCCAGCCTCTCACTGATTGTCTTGAATTAGGTACCCAGGTAAAACCCTGAAGGAAGTTGAGGAAGCATGTCCATTCTGTTTAGGCAATTGCAATTGCAAAGCCTGCTTGCGGGAGGTTCCGGTGCTTATGGTAGATGGCATATGATGAAACTTGGAAACTTTTGAAACTTGCTTACCTTATGTCCTTGTTTAACTATCTTCTTTGTTTTAACAGGACCGAGAGGTAAATTCCAGTGTCAAATTAAATCGACTGCGCTACTTACTCTATAAAGCCTTGCCTGTTCTGAGGCATATTCACAGGGAGCAAAGCTTAGAACTAGAGATTGAATCTAAAATAAGAGGTAGTATGTTATGGGCCAGTCTATAGAAATTTAGTTTCTTTGAATACTGTCTTTAATTTACTTGCTTTAATGATTCTGGGCATTAGGTGAGCAACTGCAAGAAAAAGGCATAGCAAGAACAGAGCTAGACAAACGTGAGCGCTTATACTGGTATGTTTTCTGAGTTTTGTAACCATTATGTTCCATCATATTTGCTTGTGATCTATCACTTTATCTAGGACTTTTGTGTATAGAATGATGCACTTGGTATAAATTTGCTGTGACAAGGTTTTGTAGCTGCAAGGGTTGGACTACTTCCATCTATAATTGTGTCAGTCCTATGTTGGTCTTGAACTGACTGCCTCCATTATAAATGGCAGTGACAATTGCAATACATCTATAATTGGGTTTTACCGGAGCTGCCCCAATCCCAGTTGCTCTTATGATCTATGTCTCATGTGTTGTCAAGAGCTTAGGGAGGGTTGCCAACCTGGAGGCATAGAAGCTGAAACATCCCAGGAACAATTTTCTGAGAGAGCTCGTAATCATGATTCATCAATAACTAAGAGTAAAAAACAAAGTAAAAGATATGGATGGGAGAGCCAGCTTGTGCCTacaaattttgattttcaagCTGACATGTCCACCCCCTTCCCTGAATGGAATGCTAATACAGATGGTAACATTCCATGTCCACCAAAACAGCGTGGAGGATGTGGTACCACATTGCTAGAATTGAGACGTACTTTCAAATGTAACTGGGTAGTGAAATTGCTAAATAATGCTGAGGACCTCACCAGAGACTACACACCGCCTAATGTTGATATTACTGAAAAGTGCTCTTTATGTCAGATAAATACTATTGAAGGAAAAACCAATCTTGAAGCACGTAGGGCAGCATTCagagatgatgataatgataatttCATATATAGCTCAAATGCCCGTGATATTTCTGATGATGAAATTGAGCATTTCCAGAGGCACTGGATGAGGGGAGAACCTGTTGTTGTGAGAAACATTCTAGATAAGACATCGGGTCTTAGCTGGGAGCCAATGGTTATGTGGAGGGCTTTAAGAGAAACAGGCTCCAAAGTGAAGTTTAAAGACGAAACTCGAAGTGTAAAAGCTATTGATTGCTTCGATTGGTGTGGGGTAAGTTATGCAAATTAATCATTTCAAAGAATTTGATCTATTgcaatgaaaatttattttatttacatggTTCAGTTTCACAGGTTGAGATCAATATTCACCAATTTTTCCAAGGCTACCTAGAAGGTCGAATGTATAACAATGGGTGGCCAGAAATGCTGAAATTGAAAGATTGGCCCACATCCACCACTTTTGAAGAGCGCTTGCCTAGGCATGGCACAGAGTTCCTCATGGCACTCCCCTACAGGGATTACACTGATCCAAA
This portion of the Arachis duranensis cultivar V14167 chromosome 6, aradu.V14167.gnm2.J7QH, whole genome shotgun sequence genome encodes:
- the LOC107491941 gene encoding lysine-specific demethylase JMJ27 isoform X1; protein product: MTESPSDRRCKRTAGPNWRCSGVASLGKSFCEKHLQQRALQDQKRRIKRNEGNESERRSNKTKRRLSTADDVSAGSELEVSVSELIENSVRKKKKNETKKKKPLDQESVNECDIHEDSDRGMMSVNGVKKGSGVEDKKQMGSKSNEGGSLMCHQCQRNDKSGVVFCSKCNRKRYCYECLERWYPGKTLKEVEEACPFCLGNCNCKACLREVPVLMDREVNSSVKLNRLRYLLYKALPVLRHIHREQSLELEIESKIRGEQLQEKGIARTELDKRERLYCDNCNTSIIGFYRSCPNPSCSYDLCLMCCQELREGCQPGGIEAETSQEQFSERARNHDSSITKSKKQSKRYGWESQLVPTNFDFQADMSTPFPEWNANTDGNIPCPPKQRGGCGTTLLELRRTFKCNWVVKLLNNAEDLTRDYTPPNVDITEKCSLCQINTIEGKTNLEARRAAFRDDDNDNFIYSSNARDISDDEIEHFQRHWMRGEPVVVRNILDKTSGLSWEPMVMWRALRETGSKVKFKDETRSVKAIDCFDWCGVEINIHQFFQGYLEGRMYNNGWPEMLKLKDWPTSTTFEERLPRHGTEFLMALPYRDYTDPKSGTLNFASKLPDDSLKPDLGPKTYIAYGFSDELGRGDSVTKLHCDVSDAVNVLMHTTKVEIAPWRRKIIKELQKKYAEEDSRELLCEALGDADERPKSEALSHDQKADIGIGNISPTSHVDQCIPSICEEGKSQKLETHDLSASSLASNMSNKEDRMRIDFIDDKEPDGPELRESKQGLEKDTLQTEDGAEVALGGAVWDIFRRQDVPKLIEYLRKHKNEFRHIKNHPVDSVIHPIHDQTLFLNERHKKQLKKEFNVEPWTFEQHLGEAVFIPAGCPHQVRNRQSCIKVALDFVSPENVGECLRLTEEFRLLPKHHRAKEDKLEVKKMTLYAVSNAVRQVKQIIPVNE
- the LOC107491941 gene encoding lysine-specific demethylase JMJ27 isoform X3; translation: MTESPSDRRCKRTAGPNWRCSGVASLGKSFCEKHLQQRALQDQKRRIKRNEGNESERRSNKTKRRLSTADDVSAGSELEVSVSELIENSVRKKKKNETKKKKPLDQESVNECDIHEDSDRGMMSVNGVKKGSGVEDKKQMGSKSNEGGSLMCHQCQRNDKSGVVFCSKCNRKRYCYECLERWYPGKTLKEVEEACPFCLGNCNCKACLREVPVLMDREVNSSVKLNRLRYLLYKALPVLRHIHREQSLELEIESKIRGEQLQEKGIARTELDKRERLYCDNCNTSIIGFYRSCPNPSCSYDLCLMCCQELREGCQPGGIEAETSQEQFSERARNHDSSITKSKKQSKRYGWESQLVPTNFDFQADMSTPFPEWNANTDGNIPCPPKQRGGCGTTLLELRRTFKCNWVVKLLNNAEDLTRDYTPPNVDITEKCSLCQINTIEGKTNLEARRAAFRDDDNDNFIYSSNARDISDDEIEHFQRHWMRGEPVVVRNILDKTSGLSWEPMVMWRALRETGSKVKFKDETRSVKAIDCFDWCGVEINIHQFFQGYLEGRMYNNGWPEMLKLKDWPTSTTFEERLPRHGTEFLMALPYRDYTDPKSGTLNFASKLPDDSLKPDLGPKTYIAYGFSDELGRGDSVTKLHCDVSDAVNVLMHTTKVEIAPWRRKIIKELQKKYAEEDSRELLCEALGDADERPKSEALSHDQKADIGIGNISPTSHVDQCIPSICEEGKSQKLETHDLSASSLASNMSNKEDRMRIDFIDDKEPDGPELRESKQGLEKDTLQTEDGAEVALGGAVWDIFRRQDVPKLIEYLRKHKNEFRHIKNHPVDSVIHPIHDQTLFLNERHKKQLKKEFNVEPWTFEQHLGEAVFIPAGCPHQVRNRQCLLIGAFIERKWSHGPRNPFDPTGGTHLVQHTGGNHS